One Hymenobacter swuensis DY53 genomic window, TTTCAGCATGAAGGCCGCATGCACCTGCGTACCCCAGAACGCCTCCCAGCCCAGCAGTTGAAAAAACCAGTAATAGGGCTTGGCGCGGAAATAGTGTTGCATAAAAAAGGAGGAAAGCCGATGAGCAGGACGCTGCGAATACGGCCCCTGAAAAAGGCGCAGCCCCAAAGTAAGCAGTCAAAACTAGTCCAATAACCCGGGCCCCGGACCACGTTTTTCCACGAGCGCGGAAAAACGTGGTCCGGCGTGGCAGCAGCAAAACCACCTCCCTGGTGCTGAGCACCGCCGGCGCCCTGCTGCCGCCTCGCCCGGTGCCTGTTTCGCCGCACTCGTGTAAATAGCCTCGCACCCGAAGGTAGGCACCTCTCACTGTTGCCCAGGCTTCGCCGCGCTGGTGAGGACCTTGTCCACGCTCACCGCAATGGCCGATTGCAGGCCGTTCGGGGTGAGAGCCGCCATCAGGGTCATGTTCGGCCCACCGTGCAAGGGCGTGCTCTCGGCGTCTGCTTCCTGGCAGCCGTATGAACGGTCCCGTCGCGTAACTGCTTTGGCAAACCGATACGGTGCTACGGCTGTGGTCGCTGGTAGCGCAGATGGTACAGTCCCCAACTTGTGCCGATTGGCGTCGGCTGTTTGCGCGCGAACACCACATCAGCGTGGCTTCGACGGCGACCAACGGGTGTTTTGCCGCACTCGTGTAAAAGTGCGCGGTGCGGCCTACGGACGAGTGGCAGCTTTGTGGGACCAAGCGGGGAGCCGCCACCTTGCCGGCTTAAGCTCCGCTTGGTGCTTTATAGCTGTTTTTTAAAATCATTTTTGAAATGAAACACCTGCTCCTTCTCTGCTGCGGGCTGCTGCCCCTGCTGGCCCGGCTCCGTTTTCGCCTCGCTCGAAGAAGCCCGCCTGGAAGTAGCCCCTTGCCTCGATACGTGCTTCAACCTCGACCGCCGCCACTCCGCCCTCGGCTACCGCTCGCCTCATCAATTTGAACAGGAATTGCAATCCAACCTACCTTAGCTCACTGTCCGTTTTTACTGGACCACCCCAATCCAACTGGCCGATTTGCCAGAAGTGACCCACGGCCTCGATACCTTTTTTCTTCCACGATACCATCAACTGCGAATCCCCATGAAAACCCCATCCCTCTTCTTCTTTTTTGCTACCTTGAGCATACTCATGGCCTTGGCCGGAGCCTTCATGATGGGCCACTATTCTGGCAGCAACGACCCCTTGGCGAGGTTGGGTTCGCCGCTGTGCATTGGGGGCGCGGCCTTGCTCATGGCCTCTGTTGTGTTCAAAAAACAAAAGGGCAACCAAGACAGTCCGCGCTAAGGAGATAGATACGTGTTGCCCTTGGGGGGCTGCTCGACCTGGACATGACTAGTATTAGCATGCTGCTTGACTGGTCGCCGGATGGTCTGCTCCGACTTGCTAACGTGTTGGGCTGCTTGCTTTATGGTCAAAAAAAGCGCCGGTGTTTTCCATTGAGGTCGTGACTAGTCAGAAACCACGCGAACGCCTCTTTAACTACTGCCGCACTAGTCATTGACTAGTGCGGCATGGCGTCGGCTATGAGCCGTAACGCGGGCCCTTGTTCCTCGGGCCGGTCGATGAGCTGCGCGGTGTAGGTCGCCCCTGTCACGTCGCCCAAGCGGAGCTACGCCTTCACGAGGTCGGACAGGTAGTAGGACCGTTTGCGTAGACCAAGCGCACGTATTTCTGGGGGCTCTTCTAGCCAATTGGCGGTCGGCTTGCCTATCTTGGCTCACCGGCCATTTTTTATCCCTGCTTTTCCGTGGTGCTTCTGCTGCTGCTCGCCCGTGTAGTCCTCGGTCCACCCGGTTTCGGCCTGATAATGCTTCCCATCCTAGGCATGTTCGCGTTGGCCAAGAAAGCCTTGGAGTGGGTCGATGGCCCCAGCCCGCTCAAGCAAGTGACGGGCAAAGTCGTCCTGGCGGGGCTTGGGCTCGGCGTTCTGTATTTGATGGTTTCGTTTGTGCAAGCCCTCGTTGGGTAACGCTCGTCAGCGGCAACACCGGCGCCCTTTGAGCCAAGGCAAGCTACCCTTTACTGAACACTTGTCCATCGTGCTTCATTGTCTACTCTTTCTGGACAACTTCGCGCTGTGTAAAAATGATAGCACGCCGTACCTTTCGGTGCTGCGGCCTTACCGCTATATTCATCCCCTTCAGCTTTGTTTACCCTCATGCAGAACGCTTACTTCGCCGCTATCCTATGGACAAGCCTATTGGCGTCGCCCACTGCCGCTTCGTGCAGTTCGTGGCCGGTTTCGCCCAGTACTCACGTTAGTGTGCCTGTTATTACAGAAGCCCTGCAAGTAGACAATGGCAGCATTATGATCACCCGCGACGCGAATGAGGTGGTCGGGATGACGAAGGTGGGAGAGGTAGAAGGCCGTTCGCCACTAGGCGGTGGGGTGACCAGTGGGATGGGTGACAAACGGGCCATCAAAAAGCTGCGGGCTGCAGCCGCCAAACTAGGAGCAACTAAGGTGTTGATCGTCAATGAGGAATACCGGAATATGACGGTCCTGTATGGGGTTGCTTATAAGTAGCCGCTAGGGCTTTGTGAGCCCCTATTTCCCCAGGCCTGCCGTTTGGCCATGTCCGTTGCCATGAAAGATGTTGTGCTGAAAGATGTTGTGCTGATGAACCTGGGCCTGGTGGTCATCGGCGTCACCGTTATGTCCGCAATTGCGTCCCGGGAATCGGGCCCCAAAGACGTGTTCTTATTCTCCTTGTTGCCGCTACTCGGGTACCTCGTAGCGGTGAATTTGGCCCTGCTCGTCGTTTTCCTGCTGCTACCATCGCAGCGAAAAAGAGCGGGTGGCTACGCTGTATCTGCGCTCATGCTCGTTATCGGCGGAGTTCTGGCGCTGGTGTTCGGCTTTCTGACAATGGGCAAGAGTGGTGGCTAAGCCGGCGAATGGCCCCTAGCAGATCTTATGTAAACACAGTTCTCCGTAGTGATAGAAGGCCTATTCATCATCCTTTTCTGGCTCTTGGCGCTGCTCTTTATCGTAGCCCTGGGACTGGCGCAGTACGTGCTCATTCCCTGGGGCCTGCTGCGCGCTTTCTTCCGCAGTGAGTGGGCGCCACAAGTTCTAAAGGATGCCGTCGCCTGGACCTTGGGCATACTCGTCCTGCTGTTCGTCGGGTTCTTCGGCTGGAATTGGCACCGGCAGTGGCAGGCCCGTCAGCTAGCGGCCGTCCAGCAGCGCTGGCCCCATGTATCGCTCACCGCCCAACAGCCCGGCTTCTTGCCTTTCCCGCTGGGTCGAGGCCGTATCGAACAAGCCCGATACGACCAAGCACCGCTGCTGGTGGTAACAGGCGACTTAGTGGTGGAGGGTCGGCTGCGGGCGTATTTTACCGCCAGTCCCCGCGTGAAGTTCCTCAACGAGACCGACCTCGTGCGGGTGAGCACCGAAAAAGGAGACGCCACGATGGCCACGGGACAGTCGGTATATAATCCGAGCAGTCGCACCGTCAGCGGGTCGTTTCACTGCGTGTTGCCATCGGGCAAGCGACTCGCCATCTCGTTCCCGTCCACGCCGGTTGCCGTTCAATAAGCCAGAAGATTCTTGCAAGGACTTCTCGGACCATTTTACGCACGGTGTAACGTGTGGGGGCTCCGATCATGGCTGTCTGGTTAGACGGGGAAAGCAATTCCTCCTTTTGATTGCCAACCGTTTGGCTGGACACGCTACCAGAGTACGATCGGCTACAGCGTAGTTTTAGTAAACCTTGCCACTAGCTCCCGGGCATTGTACAATCCCCCGATACAGCCTTGTAGACTCTCTACCTTCGGCAACTCTTTAAAAACCACTTTTACCCATTGGTTAAGGGACTGCTGCTCTGCGTGGGTGAAGCGCTTTTTGTTTTTTAGGTAGTATTCAATTGCGGTCAACCGACTCGCCGGGTTTACAGCATGCATTAGTAGTACAATATCGGCCGTAGATAGCTGGTCTTGGAGGAGAATAAAGGCGCGTCTGTTTGGAAGAACAACCGGTGCCTCTCCCCCTGAATACCCGTACTCCAGCCCGGATTCGGGTGACATGTAGTCCGCAATGGTCGCAGGCGTAGTAGCAAGCGGGTACGATGGGCGGTAAGAGCCCAGGGCTTTCTGAAGCGAGGCGGGGTTGTAGTGGTAGGGGCGCACTTGCCCCGGCGTGGGCTTAAATACAGCAGAAAACTGGTTGACATATAAGTCCTTCACTGCATTCTCCGTCGGGAGCCAAGGCGCAATCGTGTAGCTAACCAAGGTATCGTGGTAATAGTAGCACCTAGCTTTAATGGTCATATAGCCTCCAGAGGCAGCGAAGTCCTTAGACTTCCATCCAAAACCGAGGTGGTGGGTACCTTCCAATCCTTTTGCAAAGTATTGCTGGACAACGGCCGGCTTTTGGTTGACCAGCGCGTTAACTGCTCGAATCAGCTCTTGGTCCAGTTTTACCCACTCGGGATTGCGGGCAGTCACTTCTTGATTTACGCTCAGCAGAAGCGACAGGGCTAACAAGGCAGGTTTCATAAGCAGAGGCTATAGGCTAACAGGGATTGAATTTACCTATTTTTCCTCCTTCGGTTGAACAAAATGCGTTTAAGCCACGACCCTTAAAGTAGACTCAATGGGCAGGAAGCGGAACTCGAGTAATCGGGTCGCCGCAGGGGTTTGGCGAAGGGCCTCTAATATGCGGAAGGCACCCTCTGTTGGCGGCCCTGCGCTTCCACCACGATGTGGGTGCCGTCCGCGGAGTAGGTGGCGCAGACGGGCAAGCGGCTGCGGTAATGGCGGACCACGGCCTGGCGGTCCAGCGACATCTCCACTACTCGGTACCGCCGGGGTTGCAAGTAGCCGTCGGTGATGCTGACGAACACGAGTTTATTGCCATGCACGCTGGAGCAGCGCGCAAAGTCCGCAAAGCCAAACGCGCTACTGGGGGAATACACGAAGTGCGGCGCATTCCGGTCCGCCACGGCATGCGTGGCCACCTCGCCGGCCCCCGACACCCACACCCGGTACGGTCCCACGTAGGCTAGGCGCCCGGGAATTTGCTGTACCCCGGGGCGGGCCACCGTGTCATACCCCGGGAGGCCGTGGGCCGCCGCATTCACATTGATGAACGCGGGCCGCAAGGGCAACGGGCCAGCGGATTGGGCCACGGCATCCCAGCACCACGCCAGACACATCCAGACAAAAAGCAGTTGCTTCATCTCATAAAATAACGCTCCTTACTCTGAACTCTCAAATTCTGCTACCTTCGTGACGGCCTATGCTGAGGCCCCTCCTCGCGCGCACTTCTTGCGGCTGCTCCCCGGCGCGCGCCCTTTTATTTTCTGGTAAACCCAACCCCCGTGAAAACAGTCTATTTTACGGATCGTAGCGGCGTGGAGCAGAACGCGCTACAGTCCCTCCTCGCCTTCGAGGAACAAGAATCCATCGGCCGAATCGCCGTATTCCCCGACATTCACTATTGCTCCGAACGGTCCATTCCGGTCGGGGTGGCCTTTCAAACCACCGAGGTTTTTTACCCGCTGGTCACCGGCAAAGACATGGGCTGCGGCGTGGCCTACCTGCGCATTCCCCGCCAGGACGTGCTGCGCCCCTTCGACAAAGCCAAGCACTACCGTGCCTTTGAGCGGGAGGTCCACGGCATGACCGACGAAGGCTTGGGCGGCGGAAACCATTTTCTGTCGCTCGAGGCCTCGCAGGAGTACTTGTACCTCGTCGTGCACACCGGCAGCCGCAACCTAGGCGTCTACATGTACCAGCAGAATTGTGCCCTGTTGCAGGAGCACAACCCAGGTCGGGACTGGCTGCCGAGGGACGTAGCCACCCCCGACTACGTCCGCGAGTACAACCGCGTGCTGGCCTACGCGGCGAGCCGTCGCCGGGAGTTTGTGTACAAAACGTACGACTTTCTGCTCCGCAACCGGTACGTAGCGGCCGGTTCGCCGGCGTTGGCGGACAGCTGCCACAACCTGCTGGAGTTTACGGCCGACGGGGTGATCCACCGCAAGGGCAGCACGCAGCTGGTGGGCGATGCCGAGGTCGTGATCCCCTTGTCCATGAGCCGGGGGTCGCTCATCGTTAAGCCCAACCGCTGGGACCCCGCGGGGGCGGAGGCGCTGTGGAGCTGCGCGCACGGGGCCGGCCGCCGGTACAGCCGCACCGACACGCTCAAGCACTGGCACTCGCTCAAGAAAACGGACAAGGACGCCTACCGCCGCCAGTTTTCGGAACTGCTCAACCGCCACGGCGACTTCGACAGCAGCATCCTGCAGGAGTTCGACTTTGCCTACAAGGACTCCGCGATGTTGCTGGCCAGCCAGCCGTACCTCCTCCGCTGCGACGAGACCCAGCCCTTGGTGACCGTGAAATTTACCGGGGTGTAACCGCCGGTCTTGCCGCAAAGCCGTTTCCTGCTCCTGTGGGATTATATAACAAACGCCCCCGCTGCCGTCCGGCAACGGGGGCGTTTGTTATATAATCCAGGCGGCAAGGTAAAGGCCGGGTTTACCCGCCGGCTGCCCGACCGAACCCATTGGGAACGCCCTTCCCCCTGTGTTGCCGGGACCCTTGGTGAGTTTACGAAACTCATCCCCTCGGCGCATTTCGTAAACGTTGAATCGTAGACGAGTTTCTTAAACTCGACTATGGCCGCAAGGAGCCCTTGCAGCTACAGGAGGGGCTCCGGCTGCTGCTCGGCTTGGGGTTCAAGGAAAGGAGCGTTACTTTAAAACCATGAGCAACGATGGTCAAATACTCGTTCGAGATTATATAGACGCTGCCTTGGCATTTCGGGCCGCTCACGATTTGATGTGGGAGCCTGCTATTTTCGTGGATGCCGCCATGCTAGACCCTTCGCGACCGTTAAAAGAGGGCTGGGGAGGCGACTGGGCGTCCTGGAAGCCCATTGCCAGTACTGTCACCGAGGCAGATATCCACGAGTTGGAAGCTGCCATCGGCCACTCTTTCCCGGCGCTGTATGTCGAATTTCTACGTTACCGCCACTTCTTAGACTTGGATGACGTCACGGGCGTCTCGTTCATCCTGCACGACCCCAAAGAGTGGAAGGCCGGCTTACTGGACCATTACTTCTTTTTACAGGAACCGGGCACCCTCCGGCAGCAAGGCTATATTCAATTCGCGTACGACCTCGAATTGCAGCCGATTTGCTTTGATTTTAACCACTGTACCCCGGACGGACAGGATTGCGCCGTGGTTCGCGTCTTAGATATGTATCAAGACCCGGCACCTACGCAGCTGCTATATGGCTCTTTTTTAGACCTTATGCTGGCCTTGCGCGCCGCACAAGAGCAACGTGACGCACTCGCTGGTTAAGCCAGTCCATTAACAAAGTGAGTTCACGAAAATGGTAGTACCGTAAACGAGCTCCGCTAAATGAGTGATTATTCGTAGAACCGGGCTGCTCGCAGGATGTCAGCAAAGATTTGCCAAGGCACATTTTCTGGAACAGGTTGGCCAGTGTTCCTGTAGTACCCATTCATGTCAGCTGTCCAAGCTTGCATCGCTTCGAGATAATCGGACAGGTTGCCGTTTTCCCACCGACTACCGTGTCCGCGAAAGTCTTCCTGAAGCAATTCCAGAAAGTCCAAAAATGCCTGATGTGTTGTTATTGGCGGTAAGGTACTGACTTTGTCTGGCATGGAACTAGGCAAATATTAGAAGGAAAGGTAGAGGTCATTTGAGTCATTCACCTAAACGGTGGTGGCCTAAACGCAGCAATTCAGTTTAAGGAGCGGTAAACTTGATAAATGATTCACTTACAGATGGCCTTGACGGGTTTAGCACACATGACCCCCATTGGGCTGACGCTCCTTCTATCGGAAAATACCCCCATAGCTCTTGCTGGTTTGCTCTTTCTAGCTCCAGTAGTACTGGCTCTGTGTTCACCCCTCTATTGGATGACGAAGCCAAACTCATCCCAGAAGTCTAAAGTATTTGCCTTCGCGCTGGCCATGCTACCAATTTGGCTCAGCAGCGAATTTAGTAAAGAACTTGGGGGGTGGGTAAACGTGCTTTTCTACCTACCTATCGTCATGATAACTATTAATCTATCACGTAACGCACCAAGCGATAAAGAGGAAGGTAAAAACTAGTACGTAAGCTGTCTATCTAAACAGGGTCTTGAAGACTTCTGAAGGAAGTCTGGCCCTTCTTACATGAAGGGCCAGGCTTCCAACGTGGGGTGGGTCTGCAGCTGCTGCGCTGTGGCCAGCGAACAACCCAGCGCCAGCTCTTGGTCCTCCCCCTGATAGAGGCACCACGCCCGGTCCGCGGCAAACGTGTACGTGGGCCAGCGGCGCTCTTGCTGGTACAAATCGACCACGTTCCCAGCTTGCCCCTGCTCCAGCCAGTCGGTGGGCATGTCCTGTGCGTCCCAGCGGTAATTGCCCTCGCCCACCGAGCCAAAAAAGTACGTGTCCGTTTGGGGGCCGAGCACGGCGATCAGTTGCTGCGCGAATGCCACTTCCAAGGCCAAGCTGCTGCCCAGGTGCGGGGGCCAGCCGCCGTCGGCGCGGGAGATGGCTTCGTTACCAAACGCGGGGGTATAGGCCACGCCCAGTTCCGCCGCCACTTGACGGTAGGTGATGGGGGTTAACCGGTCCGGGGCAGGCTGGCCCCCAACGATGCCGTATGTGGTCCAAAACGTAGCACGGGCGTTGAGCTGCTCCACCGTGCGGGCCTTGAACGAATAGGTTGCTACCGGAACGGAGCGATCAATGCCCAGCGGAGGCAACAGCTTTAAGTACGCCGCAAAGCCCAAGGGCAGTCCCGAAACGGCGGGCACGTCGCTGGCCAATGGCAACCAGTCGAGCGGAGAAAGGTCGGAGACAGTGCATCTACTCATAAGCTGGAACAACGACAAAAAGCAAGTACAACGGCCCGTGAAAGTAGGTAGCGTTGTTCAGGAAAACGGTCGTGGCTGTTGCAGAAGTCAAGGGGGTAGTATAATAACCGTATATGCAAACGCTAGGGGGCCTATAAAAGCCCCTTCGGGAGTCTTTGAAGTTTGGTTCAGCTCGCTGAATCCTCACTCGGCAGACCTGCAGCAAGACTTCTGCAACAGCCACGGTGGTTCAAACAAGGTAGGAGCTTTATATGCTAACCCCGCCACGGCTGTGCTGCTGGTCGGCCTGACGCACGCGCTGCTGGGCCACTTGGCGCTGCGCTTCCTGCTCCAGTCACAAGGCAAGTTTTTTTTGCCTAAAACACCTCACTATCATTGGCTTGTGTGGAACAAAGCACCTAAAAAGCTTTAGTTTTCAACTCGAAGAGTGGGCCAAATAGTAAGCTGGCGTTGGTATCAGTTGTAGTCTTTCGCCGGCAGGTTTTCAACTGCGTGAAAAAGGGTAGCTAAGGAGCTTCCTGGCAGTAAGACTTTAGTGGCACCACCTTGAGTCAAACTCAGGGCTACGATAGCTGTCGAGTCGGCATTAAGTGCACCACTTGTCGTAAGCACTTGCTTCTGGTAAGGAGCTATCGGATATGTAATTAGGCCATGCATACGGTCCAGGCGTGCCACCCGTCCAGTAGGCGTATAAGTAGTGAAGGTATTGGCCTCCCCATTCCTCCAGATGCTTAAGCTATCGAGGCGACCCGCGTGTACTTCGGGCGTGTCGTCAAGAAAGGGATTTACCTCGCTTTGGCGTGTATCTACCTGATACCACTTGCCCTGGTGTCTAGTGAACCGCCGTAGGGGATGACGCAGGAAGCCCCGGCCTTGATAGGCTGCGGAGTCTATGCGCCACGTTTGTTGCAGTTGAGAATCATGCGCGCTTGTCAGCTGCACAGAATCCAAGGGATAGCGCACGGTCACGACCAGCGTATCGGGTGTGTTATTAGCTACCACCCATTCGAGTAAATCGACGTGCGTTCGCTGAGGCGGCGTGCAACTACTCAGCGCCAGCAATCCGAGTGTTGGAACAACCCTGTGCCAGAAAAACCGAACAGATAGGTGGCAAATCATTAACAAGGTGCGTGTAGAGAGTATCTACCTAATGTAGCAGTGCCGTATAGTTAATGCACTAAGGGCGAAAATGTCACCTTGGCTTTTGCACAAACTACAAATGACCCTGCAAAAGCGATGGCCGCGCTTATAACATTTTCTGAAGGGTAGAAATGGGAAAGGGGTACTGGGCAGAATGGCAAAGCCGTTTCCGCTACGGCAGCGCTTGGTAGCCCACCTTGCCCCCGCGGTACCCAAAGACCAAGCGCTGGGCTTGTCCAAAGCACGCAGCGCTTTGCGACGTCCGGGCGCCGCCGTACGCCATCGGTTCCTCCCCGCTCGGCGTCTCCCGCAGCACGCGATAGGTGCCGGCCAGGGTCAGCACTGCCCCGGGCCCCTCGGGGGCCGCGTCCGCGGCAAAGCGGTACACGGCCCGGGTCACCGCACCGCCCTTGGGGAACTCGTATGTGCGCGGGGCCGTGGCGAAGCGGACGTCGGAGAGAGAGCGTGTCCACGGCGTACCCCTGTTTTCGGGCAACCGCCGCCAGCCGGGCAAGGGCCGCGGCCGGGGTCTCCCGGGTATGCAGCCGGACCGCCCCGGCTCCTGGGAAAGGCCGCGGCTGCTCTAGCCCCATCGGGGCGGCAACGGCGAGGGTGCTGAGGGAAAGCAACGAGCGGGCAGCGAAGGCGTTCATCCCGCCAACTTACCACGGAATGGCCAGTCCTGCGCGTGCGGCAGGGATGGAATGGGGCGGCACCTAGCTGCGCAGCTGGTTGCGCACCGGCCGTTCAGTTTAAGGAGGGATTAAGGATTGATTTTATAAGCAACGAGTTCCCAGGTGCCAATTCGG contains:
- a CDS encoding SMI1/KNR4 family protein, producing the protein MSNDGQILVRDYIDAALAFRAAHDLMWEPAIFVDAAMLDPSRPLKEGWGGDWASWKPIASTVTEADIHELEAAIGHSFPALYVEFLRYRHFLDLDDVTGVSFILHDPKEWKAGLLDHYFFLQEPGTLRQQGYIQFAYDLELQPICFDFNHCTPDGQDCAVVRVLDMYQDPAPTQLLYGSFLDLMLALRAAQEQRDALAG
- a CDS encoding DUF7660 family protein, which gives rise to MPDKVSTLPPITTHQAFLDFLELLQEDFRGHGSRWENGNLSDYLEAMQAWTADMNGYYRNTGQPVPENVPWQIFADILRAARFYE
- a CDS encoding RtcB family protein codes for the protein MKTVYFTDRSGVEQNALQSLLAFEEQESIGRIAVFPDIHYCSERSIPVGVAFQTTEVFYPLVTGKDMGCGVAYLRIPRQDVLRPFDKAKHYRAFEREVHGMTDEGLGGGNHFLSLEASQEYLYLVVHTGSRNLGVYMYQQNCALLQEHNPGRDWLPRDVATPDYVREYNRVLAYAASRRREFVYKTYDFLLRNRYVAAGSPALADSCHNLLEFTADGVIHRKGSTQLVGDAEVVIPLSMSRGSLIVKPNRWDPAGAEALWSCAHGAGRRYSRTDTLKHWHSLKKTDKDAYRRQFSELLNRHGDFDSSILQEFDFAYKDSAMLLASQPYLLRCDETQPLVTVKFTGV